The proteins below are encoded in one region of SAR202 cluster bacterium:
- a CDS encoding serine hydrolase — protein sequence MVELYRQVDAGTISLKDRLVVGPNISWTFASGHLRMLKDRPELSVGDLCRLMIYVSDDMATDVLMDRVGLLNVNATLAGLGIENTRVNMTMGEWHYPMVNMAGLPTNDENDKKALAFKRAGVRNYDAISYSDSIKNNVASPRDLAKLLRLIHERKLVSASASDGMLEMLKSCQNRNMIPKHISEDVVIAHKHGSSGRIKGDAGVVYLPSRPLIITAFAYGSDDKAGPQDAIARLAFLAVKAFAFDKVIQ from the coding sequence GTGGTAGAGTTGTACCGGCAGGTGGATGCGGGCACGATCTCTCTGAAGGACAGGCTTGTCGTTGGGCCCAACATTTCGTGGACGTTCGCCTCCGGCCACCTGAGAATGCTAAAGGACCGCCCTGAGCTCAGCGTGGGCGACCTTTGTCGGCTCATGATTTACGTTAGCGACGACATGGCCACCGATGTATTGATGGACCGGGTAGGTCTTTTGAACGTCAACGCTACCCTGGCAGGGCTGGGCATTGAGAACACCCGCGTAAACATGACAATGGGCGAGTGGCACTATCCCATGGTGAACATGGCGGGCCTGCCCACGAACGACGAGAACGACAAGAAGGCGCTGGCTTTCAAGCGTGCCGGCGTGCGGAACTACGACGCAATCTCCTACTCAGACTCTATCAAGAACAACGTGGCGTCTCCCCGTGACCTGGCAAAGCTGCTGCGCCTCATTCATGAGCGCAAGCTGGTGAGCGCGTCCGCATCCGACGGGATGCTGGAGATGCTCAAGTCTTGCCAGAACCGAAACATGATCCCGAAACATATCTCGGAAGATGTAGTCATCGCCCACAAGCACGGGTCCAGCGGGCGGATCAAAGGGGATGCCGGCGTCGTTTACCTACCTTCCAGACCGTTGATAATCACTGCTTTCGCATACGGCAGCGACGATAAGGCCGGCCCGCAGGACGCGATCGCCCGGCTCGCTTTCCTGGCTGTGAAGGCGTTCGCTTTCGATAAGGTCATCCAGTAA